A single Oncorhynchus nerka isolate Pitt River linkage group LG10, Oner_Uvic_2.0, whole genome shotgun sequence DNA region contains:
- the LOC115135507 gene encoding complement factor B-like isoform X1 has translation MILSDCWSLCAALLICPLYMGVSVLCEVFCEEENVSMEGGHYTLTKKLEYGSMLIYHCPEGYYPYPALTRLCQKSGTWSPTPHKRPVQKCKMVECPNPLVLENGSVFPLQMQYFVNNETIYECYAGYTLRGSSSRVCQPNGKWSGGTPICRHDSGGGERCADPGIPAGARRSGSGFGIEDKVTYRCDDGLHLLGSKERVCQENGQWTGTEPKCYYKHTYDTALEVTEAFGSAIRESLQLAAPIDDTDQEGKKITVDKAGKLNIYIAMDISDSIEEDQFNKARNAVKKLITKVSSFAVSPNYEILFFASDVFEVVNILDFLGEKRKKLEEVLADLDNFNYGERQNVGTNLNLAFKTILERMAIQKQRNETLFKEVHHVLIFFTDGAFNMGGRPDDTVAKVREMVYMNQKEERDQYLDIYVFGVGNEIFDEDIQPLVTKRDNEDHYFKLKDGTELEETFDKIIDESKVVGLCGLHRNYDHDTADTIRVRYPWMARIGIPHEDGSYGKCMGSLVTPRFILTAAHCFKFTDTADKIKITIGKNTVLTGSRLILHPNYDIKAKEKEGVKEFYDYDVALIKLKNDVDISINTRPICIPCTKETSGALRLSGEEITCKQQEELLLKNQFEEVSFMSHDKDRENNNDKRSDAKLKLLDQRANCIELATKVDGITSDNLKDVVTENFLCSGGRQPTRDHVACKGDSGGALFKNYDDYRTIQVGLISWGTKNLCPDGNNDIQQESSDDSRDLHINLFKVVPFLKKHLGDDTQDFAPLQFLDK, from the exons ATGATTCTTTCTGATTGCTGGAGTTTGTGTGCAGCGCTGCTGATATGTCCTCTTTATATGG GTGTCAGTGTTCTGTGTGAAGTCTTCTGTGAAGAGGAGAATGTGAGCATGGAAGGAGGTCATTACACTCTTACCAAGAAGCTTGAGTATGGCAGTATGCTGATATACCACTGTCCAGAAGGGTACTATCCCTATCCAGCTTTAACTCGCTTGTGTCAGAAAAGTGGAACTTGGTCACCAACTCCCCATAAAAGGCCTGTACAAAAGTGCAAGA TGGTTGAATGCCCAAACCCCTTGGTTTTGGAAAATGGTTCTGTCTTTCCTTTACAAATGCAATATTTTGTCAACAATGAGACCATATATGAGTGCTACGCTGGATACACATTACGTGGCTCATCCTCCCGTGTGTGCCAACCCAATGGGAAGTGGAGTGGGGGAACACCCATTTGCAGACATGACT CAGGAGGTGGAGAGCGTTGTGCTGACCCTGGGATTCCGGCCGGTGCTAGGAGGTCTGGGTCAGGTTTTGGCATAGAAGACAAAGTGACATACCGCTGTGACGATGGCTTACATTTGCTGGGGTCAAAGGAGCGTGTATGTCAAGAGAATGGCCAATGGACTGGGACTGAGCCTAAATGTTACT ACAAGCACACGTATGACACTGCACTGGAGGTCACGGAGGCATTCGGCAGTGCAATCAGAGAGAGCCTTCAGTTGGCAGCGCCCATCG ATGACACAGATCAGGAAGGAAAGAAGATCACGGTCGATAAAGCTGGAAAGCTTAACATATACATTGCTATGGACATCTCTGACAGCATTGAGGAGGATCAGTTTAACAAAGCAAGAAATGCTGTCAAGAAACTTATCACAAAG GTCAGCTCCTTCGCAGTCAGCCCAAATTACGAAATCCTTTTCTTCGCATCCGACGTATTCGAAGTTGTCAACATATTGGATTTTTTgggagaaaaaagaaaaaaacttgAAGAAGTCTTGGCTGACTTGGACAACTTTAATTATGGAG AGAGACAAAATGTTGGGACCAATCTCAACCTTGCTTTTAAAACCATCCTGGAACGCATGGCTATCCAAAAACAACGGAATGAAACTTTATTCAAAGAGGTCCACCACGTCCTCATATTTTTCacagatg GTGCTTTCAACATGGGGGGTAGGCCCGATGACACAGTGGCCAAAGTCAGGGAAATGGTCTACATGAATCAAAAGGAAGAAAGGGATCAATATCTTG atATCTATGTTTTTGGTGTTGGAAATGAAATCTTTGATGAAGATATCCAGCCACTTGTGACAAAACGGGATAATGAGGACCACTACTTTAAACTAAAGGATGGTACAGAATTGGAAGAAACCTTTGATAAAATAATTG aTGAGAGCAAGGTTGTGGGTCTATGCGGGCTCCATAGAAACTACGATCATGACACCGCAGACACCATACGTGTAAGATATCCCTGGATGGCAAGGATTGGCATCCCG CATGAGGATGGAAGTTATGGTAAATGCATGGGGTCTCTGGTCACTCCCCGCTTCATCTTGACTGCTGCTCACTGCTTCAAGTTCACAGACACAGCAGATAAAATCAAGATTACGATTGGCAAAAATACAG TTCTAACAGGATCACGCCTAATATTACACCCCAATTATGATATCAAAGccaaagagaaagagggggtaaaGGAGTTCTATGATTATGACGTAGCTCTCATCAAACTGAAGAATGATGTGGATATCTCTATCAACACAAG ACCGATTTGTATACCTTGCACCAAGGAAACAAGTGGTGCTTTAAGATTGTCGGGAGAGGAAATCACCTGCAAGCAACAAG AAGAGCTCTTGTTAAAAAATCAATTTGAAGAAGTCAGTTTCATGTCACATGATAAGGACAGGGAAAACAATAATGATAAGCGGAGCGATGCCAAACTTAAGCTCCTGGATCAG AGGGCGAATTGTATTGAATTGGCTACTAAGGTAGATGGCATAACGTCAGATAATCTGAAGGATGTTGTCACTGAAAACTTCCTGTGCTCGGGTGGTCGTCAACCTACTAGAGATCATGTTGCCTGCAAAG gtGACTCCGGTGGTGCTCTGTTTAAGAACTATGATGATTATCGCACAATCCAG GTTGGATTGATCAGCTGGGGCACCAAAAATCTGTGCCCTGATGGTAACAACGACATCCAACAGGAGTCTAGCGATGACTCCAGAGATTTACACATCAACCTTTTTAAAGTTGTGCCATTTCTGAAGAAGCATCTGGGGGACGACACACAAGATTTTGCACCACTTCAGTTTTTAGACAAATAG
- the LOC115135507 gene encoding complement factor B-like isoform X2: MILSDCWSLCAALLICPLYMGVSVLCEVFCEEENVSMEGGHYTLTKKLEYGSMLIYHCPEGYYPYPALTRLCQKSGTWSPTPHKRPVQKCKMVECPNPLVLENGSVFPLQMQYFVNNETIYECYAGYTLRGSSSRVCQPNGKWSGGTPICRHDSGGGERCADPGIPAGARRSGSGFGIEDKVTYRCDDGLHLLGSKERVCQENGQWTGTEPKCYYKHTYDTALEVTEAFGSAIRESLQLAAPIDDTDQEGKKITVDKAGKLNIYIAMDISDSIEEDQFNKARNAVKKLITKVSSFAVSPNYEILFFASDVFEVVNILDFLGEKRKKLEEVLADLDNFNYGERQNVGTNLNLAFKTILERMAIQKQRNETLFKEVHHVLIFFTDGAFNMGGRPDDTVAKVREMVYMNQKEERDQYLDIYVFGVGNEIFDEDIQPLVTKRDNEDHYFKLKDGTELEETFDKIIDESKVVGLCGLHRNYDHDTADTIRVRYPWMARIGIPHEDGSYGKCMGSLVTPRFILTAAHCFKFTDTADKIKITIGKNTVLTGSRLILHPNYDIKAKEKEGVKEFYDYDVALIKLKNDVDISINTRPICIPCTKETSGALRLSGEEITCKQQEELLLKNQFEEVSFMSHDKDRENNNDKRSDAKLKLLDQRANCIELATKVDGITSDNLKDVVTENFLCSGGRQPTRDHVACKGDSGGALFKNYDDYRTIQVRDTDLQQIHRH; this comes from the exons ATGATTCTTTCTGATTGCTGGAGTTTGTGTGCAGCGCTGCTGATATGTCCTCTTTATATGG GTGTCAGTGTTCTGTGTGAAGTCTTCTGTGAAGAGGAGAATGTGAGCATGGAAGGAGGTCATTACACTCTTACCAAGAAGCTTGAGTATGGCAGTATGCTGATATACCACTGTCCAGAAGGGTACTATCCCTATCCAGCTTTAACTCGCTTGTGTCAGAAAAGTGGAACTTGGTCACCAACTCCCCATAAAAGGCCTGTACAAAAGTGCAAGA TGGTTGAATGCCCAAACCCCTTGGTTTTGGAAAATGGTTCTGTCTTTCCTTTACAAATGCAATATTTTGTCAACAATGAGACCATATATGAGTGCTACGCTGGATACACATTACGTGGCTCATCCTCCCGTGTGTGCCAACCCAATGGGAAGTGGAGTGGGGGAACACCCATTTGCAGACATGACT CAGGAGGTGGAGAGCGTTGTGCTGACCCTGGGATTCCGGCCGGTGCTAGGAGGTCTGGGTCAGGTTTTGGCATAGAAGACAAAGTGACATACCGCTGTGACGATGGCTTACATTTGCTGGGGTCAAAGGAGCGTGTATGTCAAGAGAATGGCCAATGGACTGGGACTGAGCCTAAATGTTACT ACAAGCACACGTATGACACTGCACTGGAGGTCACGGAGGCATTCGGCAGTGCAATCAGAGAGAGCCTTCAGTTGGCAGCGCCCATCG ATGACACAGATCAGGAAGGAAAGAAGATCACGGTCGATAAAGCTGGAAAGCTTAACATATACATTGCTATGGACATCTCTGACAGCATTGAGGAGGATCAGTTTAACAAAGCAAGAAATGCTGTCAAGAAACTTATCACAAAG GTCAGCTCCTTCGCAGTCAGCCCAAATTACGAAATCCTTTTCTTCGCATCCGACGTATTCGAAGTTGTCAACATATTGGATTTTTTgggagaaaaaagaaaaaaacttgAAGAAGTCTTGGCTGACTTGGACAACTTTAATTATGGAG AGAGACAAAATGTTGGGACCAATCTCAACCTTGCTTTTAAAACCATCCTGGAACGCATGGCTATCCAAAAACAACGGAATGAAACTTTATTCAAAGAGGTCCACCACGTCCTCATATTTTTCacagatg GTGCTTTCAACATGGGGGGTAGGCCCGATGACACAGTGGCCAAAGTCAGGGAAATGGTCTACATGAATCAAAAGGAAGAAAGGGATCAATATCTTG atATCTATGTTTTTGGTGTTGGAAATGAAATCTTTGATGAAGATATCCAGCCACTTGTGACAAAACGGGATAATGAGGACCACTACTTTAAACTAAAGGATGGTACAGAATTGGAAGAAACCTTTGATAAAATAATTG aTGAGAGCAAGGTTGTGGGTCTATGCGGGCTCCATAGAAACTACGATCATGACACCGCAGACACCATACGTGTAAGATATCCCTGGATGGCAAGGATTGGCATCCCG CATGAGGATGGAAGTTATGGTAAATGCATGGGGTCTCTGGTCACTCCCCGCTTCATCTTGACTGCTGCTCACTGCTTCAAGTTCACAGACACAGCAGATAAAATCAAGATTACGATTGGCAAAAATACAG TTCTAACAGGATCACGCCTAATATTACACCCCAATTATGATATCAAAGccaaagagaaagagggggtaaaGGAGTTCTATGATTATGACGTAGCTCTCATCAAACTGAAGAATGATGTGGATATCTCTATCAACACAAG ACCGATTTGTATACCTTGCACCAAGGAAACAAGTGGTGCTTTAAGATTGTCGGGAGAGGAAATCACCTGCAAGCAACAAG AAGAGCTCTTGTTAAAAAATCAATTTGAAGAAGTCAGTTTCATGTCACATGATAAGGACAGGGAAAACAATAATGATAAGCGGAGCGATGCCAAACTTAAGCTCCTGGATCAG AGGGCGAATTGTATTGAATTGGCTACTAAGGTAGATGGCATAACGTCAGATAATCTGAAGGATGTTGTCACTGAAAACTTCCTGTGCTCGGGTGGTCGTCAACCTACTAGAGATCATGTTGCCTGCAAAG gtGACTCCGGTGGTGCTCTGTTTAAGAACTATGATGATTATCGCACAATCCAGGTTAGAGACACTGATTTACAGCAGATACATCGGCACTAG
- the LOC115135508 gene encoding equilibrative nucleoside transporter 2-like isoform X1 — MSLCPMFVYRLKSIRMITQKNGPVDRGCAVAVIIFILGLGTLLPWNFFITATEYFDDRLKGTPSSYGTTPVANGTTPVANGTTPVTNGTTPVTKDYEFASFMTLLAQLPLLLFTLANSFLYQRIREKVRIAVSLVSILCLFLLTAIMVKVPMQPDSFFSITMATIWFINSFGAVLQGSLFGLVGMLPPKYSTLFMSGQGLAGIFAALASLLSILSKTDKASAALGYFITPCVATLLTLLSYLLLPHLEFARFYFEKSQSHHGQLATPNGPFESADKEKEALANGDLNGYNNEPIITNGDFEASRTKEALFMTKQTDSHTRSSVLAVFKKVWVMALCVTCVLAVTLSVFPAVTVKVKSVYGNKEWDRYFLCVCCFIVFNVMDLIGRSVTSMVQWPSKRSRLFPVLVVSRVVFIPLIMLCKTDNRQYLPVLFSHDVAFVAIMTLFAVSNGYLICLCMSYAPQLVRSKDCETAGALMTFFLALGLSLGAALSFLLRNLL, encoded by the exons ATGTCCCTCTGTCCCATGTTTGTGTACAGACTCAAGAGTATCAGGATGATTACCCAGAAGAATGGCCCTGTGGACCG AGGCTGTGCTGTGGCCGTCATCATCTTTATCCTGGGACTGGGGACACTGCTGCCATGGAACTTCTTCATCACCGCCACTGAG TATTTCGACGACCGCCTCAAAGGGACCCCGTCAAGTTACGGAACGACCCCAGTTGCTAATGGAACGACCCCAGTTGCTAATGGAACGACCCCAGTTACTAATGGAACGACCCCAGTGACTAAAGACTACGAGTTTGCCAGCTTTATGACACTTCTAGCCCAGCTTCCCCTGCTCCTCTTCACCCTGGCCAACTCTTTCCTGTATCAGCG TATCAGAGAGAAGGTCCGGATTGCTGTCAGTCTGGTCTCcatcctctgcctcttcctcctcaCGGCCATTATGGTCAAGGTGCCCATGCAGCCCGACAGCTTCTTCTCTATTACCATGGCAACTATCTGGTTCATCAACT CTTTTGGAGCTGTGCTTCAGGGCAGTCTGTTTGGGCTGGTAGGAATGCTCCCCCCGAAGTACAGCACGCTGTTCATGAGTGGTCAGGGACTGGCAGGGATCTTCGCTGCCCTGGCCAGTCTGCTCTCTATCCTCA GTAAAACAGACAAGGCCAGTGCCGCTCTTGGATACTTCATCACCCCCTGTGTGGCGACTCTGCTCACTTTGCTCAGCTACTTACTACTGCCACACCTG GAGTTTGCCCGGTTCTACTTTGAGAAAAGTCAAAGTCACCATGGCCAACTGGCGACCCCAAACGGGCCTTTCGAAAGTGCAG ACAAAGAAAAAGAAGCTTTGGCCAATGGTGACCTGAATGGCTACAACAATGAACCCATAATAACAAATGGTGATTTTGAGGCCAGTAGGACCAAAGAAGCCCTGTTCATGACGAAACAGACTGACAGTCACACCAGGTCATCTGTCCTGGCAGTCTTCAAAAAG GTTTGGGTGATGGCCCTCTGTGTGACATGTGTGCTGGCTGTCACACTGTCGGTTTTCCCCGCTGTCACAGTAAAAGTGAAGAGTGTGTATGGAAACAAAGAGTGGG ACCGATACTTTCTCTGCGTCTGCTGCTTCATCGTCTTTAACGTCATGGACCTGATTGGCCGCAGTGTCACCTCTATGGTTCAGTGG CCCTCCAAGAGAAGCCGCCTGTTCCCTGTGCTCGTGGTGTCCCGCGTGGTCTTCATCCCTCTCATCATGCTGTGTAAGACTGACAACCGTCAGTACCTGCCGGTCCTGTTCTCCCACGACGTTGCCTTCGTTGCCATCATGACATTATTCGCCGTGTCCAATGGATACTTAATCTGTCTCTGCATGTCCTACGCACCTCA GCTGGTGAGGTCTAAAGACTGTGAGACAGCAGGTGCCTTGATGACCTTCTTCCTGGCTCTGGGTCTGTCTCTAGGGGCAGCCCTCTCCTTCCTGCTGAGGAACCTGCTTTAG
- the LOC115135508 gene encoding equilibrative nucleoside transporter 2-like isoform X2 yields the protein MITQKNGPVDRGCAVAVIIFILGLGTLLPWNFFITATEYFDDRLKGTPSSYGTTPVANGTTPVANGTTPVTNGTTPVTKDYEFASFMTLLAQLPLLLFTLANSFLYQRIREKVRIAVSLVSILCLFLLTAIMVKVPMQPDSFFSITMATIWFINSFGAVLQGSLFGLVGMLPPKYSTLFMSGQGLAGIFAALASLLSILSKTDKASAALGYFITPCVATLLTLLSYLLLPHLEFARFYFEKSQSHHGQLATPNGPFESADKEKEALANGDLNGYNNEPIITNGDFEASRTKEALFMTKQTDSHTRSSVLAVFKKVWVMALCVTCVLAVTLSVFPAVTVKVKSVYGNKEWDRYFLCVCCFIVFNVMDLIGRSVTSMVQWPSKRSRLFPVLVVSRVVFIPLIMLCKTDNRQYLPVLFSHDVAFVAIMTLFAVSNGYLICLCMSYAPQLVRSKDCETAGALMTFFLALGLSLGAALSFLLRNLL from the exons ATGATTACCCAGAAGAATGGCCCTGTGGACCG AGGCTGTGCTGTGGCCGTCATCATCTTTATCCTGGGACTGGGGACACTGCTGCCATGGAACTTCTTCATCACCGCCACTGAG TATTTCGACGACCGCCTCAAAGGGACCCCGTCAAGTTACGGAACGACCCCAGTTGCTAATGGAACGACCCCAGTTGCTAATGGAACGACCCCAGTTACTAATGGAACGACCCCAGTGACTAAAGACTACGAGTTTGCCAGCTTTATGACACTTCTAGCCCAGCTTCCCCTGCTCCTCTTCACCCTGGCCAACTCTTTCCTGTATCAGCG TATCAGAGAGAAGGTCCGGATTGCTGTCAGTCTGGTCTCcatcctctgcctcttcctcctcaCGGCCATTATGGTCAAGGTGCCCATGCAGCCCGACAGCTTCTTCTCTATTACCATGGCAACTATCTGGTTCATCAACT CTTTTGGAGCTGTGCTTCAGGGCAGTCTGTTTGGGCTGGTAGGAATGCTCCCCCCGAAGTACAGCACGCTGTTCATGAGTGGTCAGGGACTGGCAGGGATCTTCGCTGCCCTGGCCAGTCTGCTCTCTATCCTCA GTAAAACAGACAAGGCCAGTGCCGCTCTTGGATACTTCATCACCCCCTGTGTGGCGACTCTGCTCACTTTGCTCAGCTACTTACTACTGCCACACCTG GAGTTTGCCCGGTTCTACTTTGAGAAAAGTCAAAGTCACCATGGCCAACTGGCGACCCCAAACGGGCCTTTCGAAAGTGCAG ACAAAGAAAAAGAAGCTTTGGCCAATGGTGACCTGAATGGCTACAACAATGAACCCATAATAACAAATGGTGATTTTGAGGCCAGTAGGACCAAAGAAGCCCTGTTCATGACGAAACAGACTGACAGTCACACCAGGTCATCTGTCCTGGCAGTCTTCAAAAAG GTTTGGGTGATGGCCCTCTGTGTGACATGTGTGCTGGCTGTCACACTGTCGGTTTTCCCCGCTGTCACAGTAAAAGTGAAGAGTGTGTATGGAAACAAAGAGTGGG ACCGATACTTTCTCTGCGTCTGCTGCTTCATCGTCTTTAACGTCATGGACCTGATTGGCCGCAGTGTCACCTCTATGGTTCAGTGG CCCTCCAAGAGAAGCCGCCTGTTCCCTGTGCTCGTGGTGTCCCGCGTGGTCTTCATCCCTCTCATCATGCTGTGTAAGACTGACAACCGTCAGTACCTGCCGGTCCTGTTCTCCCACGACGTTGCCTTCGTTGCCATCATGACATTATTCGCCGTGTCCAATGGATACTTAATCTGTCTCTGCATGTCCTACGCACCTCA GCTGGTGAGGTCTAAAGACTGTGAGACAGCAGGTGCCTTGATGACCTTCTTCCTGGCTCTGGGTCTGTCTCTAGGGGCAGCCCTCTCCTTCCTGCTGAGGAACCTGCTTTAG